In the Diospyros lotus cultivar Yz01 chromosome 13, ASM1463336v1, whole genome shotgun sequence genome, CGATTACTTTCTCatcttgcattagaacacatcccaaccctattcccgaagcatcactatacaccACAAACTTTCCTGACTCCGTTGGCATTGCTAAAATCGGTGCCGTAGTTAGTCGtgccttaagttcttgaaaactttGCTCACATTTATCAtcccattcaaatttaacttcttTCTGCGTCAATCGAGTAAGTGGAGCAGATATCTTTGAAAATCCTTCTACAAACCTTCTGTAGTATCCAGCTAGTCCAAGAAAACTTCGGATCTCCCCAATGGTCTTAGGTGCTTGCCATTTTTGAACTGCTTTTATCTTTGCTGGATCGACAGCTATACCTTCTGCAGAAATTATATGTCCAAGAAATGCTACTtgagtaagccaaaattcacatttcgagaacttggcgtacaatttGTGGTCCTTTAAAGTCTGCAAGACTATccttaaatgtttttcatgaTTACTCTCACTTGCAGagtatatcaaaatgtcatctatgAACACTATTACAAACTTGTCCAGGTATGGTCTAAACGTTcggttcattaaatccataaatgcaGTAGGTGCATTGGTCAATCCAAACGGCATCACTAGATATTCGTAATGACCATACCGTGACCGAAATGCAGTCTTGGGTACATCTTCTggtttgatcttcatttgataGTACCCAGACCGAAGATCTATCTTAGAAAATACTCTAGCTCCTTGGAGTTGGTCAAACAACTCTTCAATCCTAGGCAAagggtacttattctttatggttACCTTGTTTAACTGTCGGTAGTCAGTACACATACGTAaggtaccatctttctttttcacgaACAATATCGGAGCTCCCCAGGGAGACACACTTGGTCTGATAAATCCTTTGTCGGTCAAGTCCTATAATTTCTCCTTCAATTCCCTCATCTCAGTTGGGGCCATCTTGTACGGAGGTATGGATATTGGTTGTGTACCTGGTATAAGATCTAtcgaaaattcaatttctctttggggaggtaatcctggtaattccTCGGGAAATACCTCAGGATACTCATTCACGACCCTCACTGATTCCAACTCGAGATTTTTCTTTCCTGATTCAGGTTTGGCTGATTGCAACGTGTGCAAAGTCAtgccattttctctcttaatctTCCTACTTTGACCCTGGAACACAATCCATTCCCCGTTAAGCTTGGGTAAGCTCACAGTCTTACTCTTACAATCTATTTTAGCCTCATGTAGCGATAGGAAATCCATACCGATAATTATGTCGAAATCTTGAATGTCTAATACCACTAAACTTTCCGATCCCATACTAAAAATACACTCACAGCACCCTACCGCAGTTCTTAGAGTTGAACCCATGGGAGTGGCTATTACCATTTGATAACCCAATTCCCTAGGTTCTAACTTTAAACCTTCTAATGATGCATGCGACACGAATGAATGCGTAGCACCTGGATCAATTAAAGCATGAGCTGGAATATTCGAAAAGAAcagtgtaccttcaataactGCAGGATCGGCCTCAGCGTCCTCACAAGTAAGATTGTACACTCGGCCTGGACGAACATTTTGTGCACTCCCACTTGGTGGTTCCATCTTCTGCCTTTTTGAGCAATCGCGCGAGATATGCCCTGGTTGACCACAATTGTAACACACCACCTTTCCCTGATTCCCAACCTGGGGCATTGCTTTGATCTTTGGGCAATTTCTCCCAATGTGACCT is a window encoding:
- the LOC127788132 gene encoding uncharacterized protein LOC127788132; amino-acid sequence: MYTWAGFKEEFNAKYFSKSWKEERIWEFMRLKQTGEMSVSQYDNRFIQLIKYVPMYETDESQKAQKFVSGLQEHLQQVLSGWDIETYKEALHRALTIERNLTRAKIIKTEEGSKSGKPGSPTTQPRDDGKCPRCKRKHPGKRCVLRCYGCGEEGHIGRNCPKIKAMPQVGNQGKVVCYNCGQPGHISRDCSKRQKMEPPSGSAQNVRPGRVYNLTCEDAEADPAVIEGTLFFSNIPAHALIDPGATHSFVSHASLEGLKLEPRELGYQMVIATPMGSTLRTAVGCCECIFSMGSESLVVLDIQDFDIIIGMDFLSLHEAKIDCKSKTVSLPKLNGEWIVFQGQSRKIKRENGMTLHTLQSAKPESGKKNLELESVRVVNEYPEVFPEELPGLPPQREIEFSIDLIPGTQPISIPPYKMAPTEMRELKEKL